The window GATACCAGCCGGTGAAATCACCGGGCTGAAGCCCCGCGACACCATCACGGCCTCCTGAAAATGAGGTGGTGGTAATCTCGCAAGGGAACGAATGCTTCCGGATATTCAAGGCCCGCACCAGTCCTGAATTCCTGTTGACGAGTTGTTCGAGGCACCGGGGATCCTCGGCATCCAGAGAAACGTCGAGATAATCCTCTGTTTTTGTCCCGTTGGAAATAGAGAGATTGAGGCGGACGATCTCGACTCCCACGGAAACTCCGGGCAACCGAAACGACTCAGGCAGAGGATATCTCACGGAGCAACGCCCTCGGTCCGCCTTTTTCACCTCCCTGAAGCAGGATTCACTCCCGCAGCGCAGACGAACCCACATTCCCGGTGCAAGGTTCATCTCCTGATCAGTGTGAAAAACACCACCCTCGGAGATTACGCGCGAAACACCGGCAGCGCGATCGATCCCGTACCACAACCGCGCCGCGATATAATTGCCCCAGACACCGGGCGACAAAGCCTCCAGAAAAAAGGATATCTTGCCCCGCTGGTCGGGAACGGGCAACTGTGCCGGGGCAACTCCTCCCGACTCGTTTTGTGAAGCAACCCTGACAACGACACATTCCGTGCCTCCGGCGCTAAAATATCCGTACACTGCGTGAGCCAGAGCTCCCGGCGACGAAAAACCACCAAAAATCTTCTGATACTCGCGAAAATCACGGATCACCTGAGGAGACTGGACAGGGCCTTTCTCACTGACCCCCACAAAACCCGCCACAGTTCGGGTATCAATGCGCACCGCATTGGAGCGGTGAACCGGTGAATCGAAATAGATCCCGGGGATATCAACAGACCGAATACCCATAAATCATTACCCCTCGGTGGAATCCTTGCGTTTTTTCTTTTTCGGCGGCATATACCGGCAAAACGGACAGAACTCCCAATCGTCTTTCATGCGGCGTTTGCAATCTGGACACTTGCGCTTGGTGATACCCATCTTTTTCCGCTCTGCCCGACGATAGAAAAAGAGAATCACCAACAACAACAGAATGGTCACCACGGCGACACAGACGATGACGATACGCAACCAGAAGGGAAACGGAACTTTTCTGGCAACAAAGTTCTTGAAGGATCGAAGTTCAACCTCCCGGTCGGTCACTCCGATCATGAGCTGGTGATACTCGTCGTCGGCGGGAACGCCGCGCACGCGAAAGCCAAGAACGTAGCCATGATGGATCTGTTGCATCATTCGTCGCACACGAGCCGGAATCTGATCATACTGATTCTGCAGGACAAACTGATAGGACCCGCCCGTTGCGTCGGAAAGCCCATTAAGACGATCCAGGTTTGCCCCTATCACCGACACACCCAACGAATAGAGAGGGACATTAACTTCGGCAGCACGACGCAGCAGGGTATCCCGGTCAAACCGGCTGTTGGCATCTCGCCCATCGGAGATAACGATGATCACCTTTCGATCAATATGCCGGAGAGCTTCATTCCGTTTTCGCATATATACGCCGGTAATCGCGTCGTACAAATTCGGGCTGTCATCGGTAACTGAGATGTCCCGTATCGCCTCCGTATTGATTTCTTCACGAGTCTTGTACTCAAAGACAGGCAACGCTTCGGTTCCCACCGTATATACTGAAAGCCGATCATCGTCCTTCATGACATCCATGATGGAGAGAATTGCCTCTTCGCGATAATACAAAGCCCGTTCAAGTCGTCCGGAAACTGAAAGCAAAACAGAATACGCAACAGGCTCTTCCGTGAGTCGAAAGGATTCAACCCGTAAACGTTCCAGCGGATCTTGAGCATCCACCCGGGCCTGAAAATTCCCCCGGACAAGTGTTGGCAGGGGATCTCCCGATTCATCCTCAACTGACACGTAAACCTTGAGGTTGGGATAGTCCTTGTTTACGATCTGATCGATTCTCAACTCGTGAGGGTCCGGGGTCTGAGTAAAAACACCACCCGCCAGGACCACCCCCAGGAGCATGGAGAGATATACTCTTTTCGTTGTCGTTATCATCATAGGTCTATTTCCTCAGAGGCACTTGAACTTGAAATCTTCTTCACCGATTTTCAGCAAGTCACCGTCAATTAGCGGAGCACTCGCTGTTTCCTCAAAATTCACTGTGAGGGCGGCAGACTCGGAAAGCTTTGTTATGCGAGCCGTCGAACCGGAGAAAACAATCTGGGCATGCTGTCGGGCCACTCCCTCTCCCCGAAGGCGAACTTCGCAGTCTGCTCCGCAGCCGATCACGGAACGTCCTTCATGAAGGGTGAAAACCTGACGAGGTATTCCATTTTTCTGCCACACCAGCCACCCCACTACCGGTGCTATACAGACAGGGCAGACCTTCCAACTTGGGTCCATCACATGCCCCTCACGACAATATTTTTTTCCTATACCGAACACCTGGCCCCCCACTTCATTGCTTACAGCTTCTGATAAACCCAGATCCGTCCGAAATTATCACGCCCTTTTTCACCCAGGCGAAACTCGATTGTTGGTGTGTAGTTCGTCACCATATCTTCATCAAAGGAAGCAGACAGGTTTCTCCAGCGGTTTTCCGTATCTGGCGCATCGACCACAATCCTTCGTTCGAACGTTCCGTTCAGAACGGTCTGGATGGTGTAATTCCCCGAGACGACATCGGTTCTGCGGACCAGCAGAAGCTTTCTGTTCTTGACAATATTCCGTAGTGTCATTTTTGCTGAGCCCGCTACATAACGGATCACGTTGTCACGGACCATCTGCCCGTCTGGATAGGTAAGAGCCAGACTTGTGACAGATACATCCTTCGTCGCCGGAAAGGAGAGCTTATGCCGCTCCTTATTTTCGTCATCACGCAGATCGAGTACATCCACCAGGGTATATCGTTCATTATCCAGCACAAGTATCCGCGGAAAATCGTGACTTATGAGCGCGATATCATGAAGGCTGACTTTTCGTGTTACAAAGAGCGCCTTCATGGTATCAATGATGATCTGTTGCTGTTTCAGTGCCCCGTCCAGAGTCTCGTACCGGCCGTCGTAGGTCTTGACATAGTCGCCCATGGAAAAAATCGCCTGACGATAGATCTCAAACTCGCTTTTTGCGGAGAAATACCGCTCGTTCTTCTGCCGCTCGTATTCAAGCAACTCCTGGGCAATCTGATTATTGAGATCAAAGAGCGGGTAGATCGTGTGAATTACATCATCAAAACTGACATCACCGCACTGGATAAGCATTTTCCCGGTGAGAGCTACCGTCT of the Alkalispirochaeta americana genome contains:
- a CDS encoding FHA domain-containing protein, translated to MDPSWKVCPVCIAPVVGWLVWQKNGIPRQVFTLHEGRSVIGCGADCEVRLRGEGVARQHAQIVFSGSTARITKLSESAALTVNFEETASAPLIDGDLLKIGEEDFKFKCL
- a CDS encoding VWA domain-containing protein, which gives rise to MMITTTKRVYLSMLLGVVLAGGVFTQTPDPHELRIDQIVNKDYPNLKVYVSVEDESGDPLPTLVRGNFQARVDAQDPLERLRVESFRLTEEPVAYSVLLSVSGRLERALYYREEAILSIMDVMKDDDRLSVYTVGTEALPVFEYKTREEINTEAIRDISVTDDSPNLYDAITGVYMRKRNEALRHIDRKVIIVISDGRDANSRFDRDTLLRRAAEVNVPLYSLGVSVIGANLDRLNGLSDATGGSYQFVLQNQYDQIPARVRRMMQQIHHGYVLGFRVRGVPADDEYHQLMIGVTDREVELRSFKNFVARKVPFPFWLRIVIVCVAVVTILLLLVILFFYRRAERKKMGITKRKCPDCKRRMKDDWEFCPFCRYMPPKKKKRKDSTEG